In Ovis aries strain OAR_USU_Benz2616 breed Rambouillet chromosome 13, ARS-UI_Ramb_v3.0, whole genome shotgun sequence, the following are encoded in one genomic region:
- the JCAD gene encoding junctional cadherin 5-associated protein isoform X3 produces the protein MYSVEDLLISHGYKLSRKLPAPREDDGEGRQPARTAAPAGPSLLNGCEDGPTAHPQGKASPGTGLLSDPKSRRLGPRGHGERPSAAAAARISEAGFYHQPVLAWSSQPLTGRSHAYWRRREQEAREDPGGRGPVPSLPAHPREGPWEVGGRSEHVIKKTVWEDELGMAGPARWQDVSVGSWNQPPRLGRQMSDGVGEKLFQDLYPFMLGEHGLASQSKGKSQSLPRVLSPESLSCVEVPIPLSDGHLPGVPKVPLQPPNCASNLEPTRNPKKAGTSAPLPQPRFGRPLKPPSYGSQPHSRAGAENGSYTDSRQPDPAAHSARTNSARQDLYGPDPSLEPPVYVPPPSYKSPPQPATHPCPEEVVPRHEGGGRRVPQHPMEKPAAGGQLLSGSRGAGSEWGASPCSSVGIPPQPHPTTAYDSSILIIPFDDPRIRHIKLPRPHGFWEDVRLDGAVPAPDPRGLQQEGAVWRPSGKERGPAPADPSPPWLWGQPPRNGEDGSSPDRRDPCTVTQRKQPDVSGSPREYPESLVSSPSPQGESSCEMQTQLRKFETGLQPKRSSKKKTSETIFCLVSIPVKSESQLPGTDTNNNDLKQSAALQEQSVLSLSSTDLELQALTGSMATRTELPRPDPGDPGRGRQADNLRFPNPTKHHALAWPGPWPGHHFRDQQTQTSFAHEPQSLQPLPGERPGGSPNPVLPRRCLDPAPFEVQMHMALASSDPNQRPGAHSPKSQGSLSPSSNSAFSGSSWPQNQGPTPRASLGQQGSDGPGRRASPVSRAEVIKGETTGPCNSRQLFGQFLLKPVSRRPWDLISQLESFNKELQEEEGSSGSSSGGSGSEDSDTELPWGSCAHPTPQRPGLLKDVAPEDPRTRPGRVKSKSESWSEEGRPRSPRPWQAEGRGSVWLSPPGSWIAEDGDREVEDRVAQLAVSPRPVKRAISSGLNDAKPEPPPDPATRKEPPPSQELPGSLGAVELSAAGPPKAGGGEQGSTRAPLSLAGKSRGLSAPDLRSVGLTLVQEHSTSQLAGSPGDANAIEIPPNESLEARAARILGIEVAVESLLPGTQRAGQSRHPQPDGSALRPESPRQEAVASLAQPSESTTPADAFYGRRKCGWTKSPLFVGERDSTRQAPWASEPMGVDGAVPSKAPEPPPSPPESQPFLPKDVETKPPFRSTLFHFIERTPNLAFSERKLRSTSRVIESLQEKLVSPPRKADPDRLMRMKEVSSVSRMRLLTSRGADSEEEPKAERGPGAWPGGLVAPSTGHELSDPQGALSLEVDGHPAARRENGGRDFWCPDSYDPSRVERV, from the exons GTTCTACCATCAGCCAGTGCTCGCGTGGTCCTCACAGCCCCTGACCGGCCGCAGCCACGCCTActggaggagaagagagcaggaGGCCCGGGAGGACCCAGGGGGCCGAGGCCCGGTCCCCAGCCTGCCCGCGCACCCGAGGGAGGGTCCCTGGGAAGTTGGAGGAAGGTCTGAGCACGTGATCAAGAAGACTGTTTGGGAAGACGAGCTGGGAATGGCGGGTCCCGCCAGATGGCAGGACGTCAGCGTTGGAAGCTGGAACCAGCCCCCGAGACTAGGAAGGCAGATGTCGGACGGTGTTGGCGAGAAGTTGTTTCAGGACCTGTACCCGTTCATGCTTGGGGAGCACGGGCTGGCCTCCCAGAGCAAAGGGAAGTCCCAATCACTGCCTCGAGTCCTTTCCCCCGAGAGCCTGAGTTGCGTGGAGGTCCCCATCCCTTTGAGCGATGGCCATTTACCAGGTGTCCCTAAAGTGCCACTTCAGCCTCCAAATTGTGCTTCCAATTTGGAACCCACCAGGAACCCCAAGAAGGCTGGCACCTCGGCCCCCTTGCCCCAGCCCAGGTTTGGGAGACCCCTCAAGCCCCCATCTTACGGCTCCCAGCCACACTCCAGGGCCGGAGCAGAAAATGGCAGCTACACAGACAGCAGGCAGCCGGACCCAGCTGCCCACTCAGCCAGGACGAACAGTGCCAGGCAGGACCTCTACGGGCCTGACCCCAGCCTGGAGCCCCCAGTGTACGTGCCCCCACCCTCGTACAAGTCGCCACCGCAGCCCGCCACACACCCCTGCCCCGAGGAGGTGGTGCCCAGGCATGAGGGTGGAGGCCGCCGTGTACCGCAGCATCCGATGGAGAAGCCCGCTGCTGGCGGACAGCTTCTTTCTGGCTCCCGGGGAGCTGGGAGTGAGTGGGGGGCCAGCCCATGCTCTTCTGTGGGCATCCCcccacagccccaccccaccACGGCTTACGACAGCTCCATCCTGATAATTCCCTTCGATGACCCACGGATACGACATATTAAACTACCCCGACCCCATGGATTCTGGGAAGATGTGAGACTGGATGGTGCGGTCCCTGCCCCTGACCCAAGAGGCCTGCAGCAGGAGGGGGCCGTGTGGCGCCCatcagggaaggagaggggtcCCGCCCCTGCTGACCCCAGCCCCCCATGGCTGTGGGGCCAGCCCCCCAGGAATGGAGAGGACGGCAGCTCTCCTGACCGAAGAGACCCCTGCACTGTCACACAGAGGAAGCAGCCGGACGTGAGCGGCAGCCCACGCGAATATCCAGAAAGCCTGGTGTCCTCCCCGAGCCCCCAGGGCGAGAGTTCCTGCGAGATGCAGACCCAGCTCAGAAAGTTCGAGACAGGGCTGCAGCCCAAGAGAAGCTCAAAGAAAAAAACGAGCGAGACGATCTTTTGTTTGGTTTCCATCCCGGTGAAATCGGAGTCCCAGCTGCCAGGTACGGACACAAACAACAATGACCTGAAGCAGAGTGCGGCGTTGCAAGAACAGAGTGTGCTCAGCTTGTCCTCCACCGACCTGGAGCTCCAGGCACTCACAGGCAGCATGGCCACGAGGACAGAGCTGCCAAGACCAGACCCGGGGGACCCGGGACGGGGCCGGCAAGCAGACAACCTCAGATTCCCCAACCCTACAAAGCACCATGCGCTCGCATGGCCCGGCCCGTGGCCTGGGCACCACTTCCGAGACCAGCAAACACAAACCAGCTTCGCTCATGAACCTCAGAGCCTGCAGCCCCTCCCAGGGGAGAGGCCAGGGGGCTCCCCCAACCCCGTGCTGCCTCGAAGGTGTTTGGACCCCGCACCCTTCGAGGTTCAGATGCACATGGCGTTGGCGTCCAGTGACCCAAACCAGAGGCCCGGGGCTCATTCCCCGAAAAGTCAAGGGTCCCTCAGCCCATCCAGCAACAGCGCCTTCTCTGGGTCTTCCTGGCCCCAGAACCAGGGCCCCACGCCGAGGGCCAGCCTGGGTCAGCAGGGCTCTGATGGCCCTGGGCGCCGAGCCAGCCCCGTGTCTAGGGCCGAGGTGATCAAGGGGGAGACCACGGGCCCCTGCAACAGTAGACAGCTGTTCGGGCAGTTCCTCCTGAAGCCCGTGAGCCGCCGCCCCTGGGACTTGATCAGCCAGTTAGAAAGTTTCAACAAGGAGCttcaggaggaggaaggaagcagtggcagcagcagtggTGGTAGTGGCAGCGAGGACAGTGACACAGAGCTGCCCTGGGGGAGCTGTGCCCACCCCACACCCCAACGGCCAGGCCTCCTGAAGGACGTAGCGCCTGAGGACCCCAGGACCAGGCCAGGCAGAGTTAAGAGCAAGTCCGAGAGCTGGAGCGAGGAGGGGAGGCCTCGGTCCCCCAGACCCTGGCAGGCAGAAGGCAGAGGTTCTGTGTGGTTGTCGCCCCCCGGGAGCTGGATTGCCGAAGACGGGGACCGAGAGGTTGAGGACAGGGTGGCCCAGCTGGCAGTCAGCCCAAGGCCTGTGAAACGAGCAATATCTTCTGGATTGAATGATGCAAAACCCGAGCCCCCACCCGATCCAGCGACACGGAAGGAGCCCCCGCCCAGCCAGGAGCTCCCTGGCAGTCTCGGAGCTGTGGAGCTGAGTGCAGCCGGCCCTCCAAAGGCGGGCGGTGGGGAGCAAGGGAGCACAAGGGCACCCCTCTCTCTTGCCGGCAAATCCCGAGGCCTGTCTGCACCAGACTTGAGGTCTGTGGGGCTGACGCTGGTGCAGGAGCACAGTACCAGCCAGCTAGCGGGGTCTCCGGGTGATGCCAATGCAATAGAAATCCCCCCAAATGAGTCCCTCGAAGCCAGGGCCGCCAGGATCCTGGGCATCGAGGTGGCTGTGGAGTCCCTGCTGCCAGGCACccagagggcagggcagagccGGCACCCCCAGCCAGATGGAAGTGCCCTCAGGCCGGAGTCCCCCAGACAGGAAGCAGTGGCCAGCTTGGCCCAGCCCAGTGAGTCCACCACACCTGCCGACGCCTTCTATGGCAGGAGGAAGTGCGGCTGGACCAAGAGCCCTCTGTTCGTAGGCGAGAGGGACAGCACCCGGCAGGCTCCCTGGGCCTCTGAGCCCATGGGTGTGGATGGGGCCGTCCCCAGCAAGGCCCCTGAACCTCCGCCCAGCCCCCCGGAGTCCCAGCCTTTCCTTCCCAAGGACGTGGAGACAAAGCCACCCTTCAGGTCCACCTTGTTCCACTTTATAGAAAGGACCCCAAACTTGGCATTCTCAGAAAGGAAGCTCCGAAGCACTTCCAGAGTGATCGAAAGTTTACAGGAGAAGCTGGTTTCCCCGCCCAGGAAGGCGGACCCCGACCGCctgatgaggatgaaggaggtGAGCTCTGTGTCTCGGATGAGGCTCCTGACGTCCCGGGGTGCGGACTCCGAGGAGGAGCCCAAGGCCGAGAGGGGCCCCGGGGCGTGGCCGGGAGGCCTGGTGGCTCCCAGCACCGGGCATGAGCTCTCCGACCCCCAAGGTGCTCTGTCGCTGGAAGTAGACGGGCATCCAGCAGCACGAAGGGAGAACGGCGGCCGGGACTTCTGGTGCCCAG ATTCCTATGACCCAAGCAGGGTGGAAAGGGTGTGA
- the JCAD gene encoding junctional cadherin 5-associated protein isoform X2, producing the protein MYSVEDLLISHGYKLSRKLPAPREDDGEGRQPARTAAPAGPSLLNGCEDGPTAHPQGKASPGTGLLSDPKSRRLGPRGHGERPSAAAAARISEAGFYHQPVLAWSSQPLTGRSHAYWRRREQEAREDPGGRGPVPSLPAHPREGPWEVGGRSEHVIKKTVWEDELGMAGPARWQDVSVGSWNQPPRLGRQMSDGVGEKLFQDLYPFMLGEHGLASQSKGKSQSLPRVLSPESLSCVEVPIPLSDGHLPGVPKVPLQPPNCASNLEPTRNPKKAGTSAPLPQPRFGRPLKPPSYGSQPHSRAGAENGSYTDSRQPDPAAHSARTNSARQDLYGPDPSLEPPVYVPPPSYKSPPQPATHPCPEEVVPRHEGGGRRVPQHPMEKPAAGGQLLSGSRGAGSEWGASPCSSVGIPPQPHPTTAYDSSILIIPFDDPRIRHIKLPRPHGFWEDVRLDGAVPAPDPRGLQQEGAVWRPSGKERGPAPADPSPPWLWGQPPRNGEDGSSPDRRDPCTVTQRKQPDVSGSPREYPESLVSSPSPQGESSCEMQTQLRKFETGLQPKRSSKKKTSETIFCLVSIPVKSESQLPGTDTNNNDLKQSAALQEQSVLSLSSTDLELQALTGSMATRTELPRPDPGDPGRGRQADNLRFPNPTKHHALAWPGPWPGHHFRDQQTQTSFAHEPQSLQPLPGERPGGSPNPVLPRRCLDPAPFEVQMHMALASSDPNQRPGAHSPKSQGSLSPSSNSAFSGSSWPQNQGPTPRASLGQQGSDGPGRRASPVSRAEVIKGETTGPCNSRQLFGQFLLKPVSRRPWDLISQLESFNKELQEEEGSSGSSSGGSGSEDSDTELPWGSCAHPTPQRPGLLKDVAPEDPRTRPGRVKSKSESWSEEGRPRSPRPWQAEGRGSVWLSPPGSWIAEDGDREVEDRVAQLAVSPRPVKRAISSGLNDAKPEPPPDPATRKEPPPSQELPGSLGAVELSAAGPPKAGGGEQGSTRAPLSLAGKSRGLSAPDLRSVGLTLVQEHSTSQLAGSPGDANAIEIPPNESLEARAARILGIEVAVESLLPGTQRAGQSRHPQPDGSALRPESPRQEAVASLAQPSESTTPADAFYGRRKCGWTKSPLFVGERDSTRQAPWASEPMGVDGAVPSKAPEPPPSPPESQPFLPKDVETKPPFRSTLFHFIERTPNLAFSERKLRSTSRVIESLQEKLVSPPRKADPDRLMRMKEVSSVSRMRLLTSRGADSEEEPKAERGPGAWPGGLVAPSTGHELSDPQGALSLEVDGHPAARRENGGRDFWCPENPMDGGAWRLQSMRLQRVRHD; encoded by the exons GTTCTACCATCAGCCAGTGCTCGCGTGGTCCTCACAGCCCCTGACCGGCCGCAGCCACGCCTActggaggagaagagagcaggaGGCCCGGGAGGACCCAGGGGGCCGAGGCCCGGTCCCCAGCCTGCCCGCGCACCCGAGGGAGGGTCCCTGGGAAGTTGGAGGAAGGTCTGAGCACGTGATCAAGAAGACTGTTTGGGAAGACGAGCTGGGAATGGCGGGTCCCGCCAGATGGCAGGACGTCAGCGTTGGAAGCTGGAACCAGCCCCCGAGACTAGGAAGGCAGATGTCGGACGGTGTTGGCGAGAAGTTGTTTCAGGACCTGTACCCGTTCATGCTTGGGGAGCACGGGCTGGCCTCCCAGAGCAAAGGGAAGTCCCAATCACTGCCTCGAGTCCTTTCCCCCGAGAGCCTGAGTTGCGTGGAGGTCCCCATCCCTTTGAGCGATGGCCATTTACCAGGTGTCCCTAAAGTGCCACTTCAGCCTCCAAATTGTGCTTCCAATTTGGAACCCACCAGGAACCCCAAGAAGGCTGGCACCTCGGCCCCCTTGCCCCAGCCCAGGTTTGGGAGACCCCTCAAGCCCCCATCTTACGGCTCCCAGCCACACTCCAGGGCCGGAGCAGAAAATGGCAGCTACACAGACAGCAGGCAGCCGGACCCAGCTGCCCACTCAGCCAGGACGAACAGTGCCAGGCAGGACCTCTACGGGCCTGACCCCAGCCTGGAGCCCCCAGTGTACGTGCCCCCACCCTCGTACAAGTCGCCACCGCAGCCCGCCACACACCCCTGCCCCGAGGAGGTGGTGCCCAGGCATGAGGGTGGAGGCCGCCGTGTACCGCAGCATCCGATGGAGAAGCCCGCTGCTGGCGGACAGCTTCTTTCTGGCTCCCGGGGAGCTGGGAGTGAGTGGGGGGCCAGCCCATGCTCTTCTGTGGGCATCCCcccacagccccaccccaccACGGCTTACGACAGCTCCATCCTGATAATTCCCTTCGATGACCCACGGATACGACATATTAAACTACCCCGACCCCATGGATTCTGGGAAGATGTGAGACTGGATGGTGCGGTCCCTGCCCCTGACCCAAGAGGCCTGCAGCAGGAGGGGGCCGTGTGGCGCCCatcagggaaggagaggggtcCCGCCCCTGCTGACCCCAGCCCCCCATGGCTGTGGGGCCAGCCCCCCAGGAATGGAGAGGACGGCAGCTCTCCTGACCGAAGAGACCCCTGCACTGTCACACAGAGGAAGCAGCCGGACGTGAGCGGCAGCCCACGCGAATATCCAGAAAGCCTGGTGTCCTCCCCGAGCCCCCAGGGCGAGAGTTCCTGCGAGATGCAGACCCAGCTCAGAAAGTTCGAGACAGGGCTGCAGCCCAAGAGAAGCTCAAAGAAAAAAACGAGCGAGACGATCTTTTGTTTGGTTTCCATCCCGGTGAAATCGGAGTCCCAGCTGCCAGGTACGGACACAAACAACAATGACCTGAAGCAGAGTGCGGCGTTGCAAGAACAGAGTGTGCTCAGCTTGTCCTCCACCGACCTGGAGCTCCAGGCACTCACAGGCAGCATGGCCACGAGGACAGAGCTGCCAAGACCAGACCCGGGGGACCCGGGACGGGGCCGGCAAGCAGACAACCTCAGATTCCCCAACCCTACAAAGCACCATGCGCTCGCATGGCCCGGCCCGTGGCCTGGGCACCACTTCCGAGACCAGCAAACACAAACCAGCTTCGCTCATGAACCTCAGAGCCTGCAGCCCCTCCCAGGGGAGAGGCCAGGGGGCTCCCCCAACCCCGTGCTGCCTCGAAGGTGTTTGGACCCCGCACCCTTCGAGGTTCAGATGCACATGGCGTTGGCGTCCAGTGACCCAAACCAGAGGCCCGGGGCTCATTCCCCGAAAAGTCAAGGGTCCCTCAGCCCATCCAGCAACAGCGCCTTCTCTGGGTCTTCCTGGCCCCAGAACCAGGGCCCCACGCCGAGGGCCAGCCTGGGTCAGCAGGGCTCTGATGGCCCTGGGCGCCGAGCCAGCCCCGTGTCTAGGGCCGAGGTGATCAAGGGGGAGACCACGGGCCCCTGCAACAGTAGACAGCTGTTCGGGCAGTTCCTCCTGAAGCCCGTGAGCCGCCGCCCCTGGGACTTGATCAGCCAGTTAGAAAGTTTCAACAAGGAGCttcaggaggaggaaggaagcagtggcagcagcagtggTGGTAGTGGCAGCGAGGACAGTGACACAGAGCTGCCCTGGGGGAGCTGTGCCCACCCCACACCCCAACGGCCAGGCCTCCTGAAGGACGTAGCGCCTGAGGACCCCAGGACCAGGCCAGGCAGAGTTAAGAGCAAGTCCGAGAGCTGGAGCGAGGAGGGGAGGCCTCGGTCCCCCAGACCCTGGCAGGCAGAAGGCAGAGGTTCTGTGTGGTTGTCGCCCCCCGGGAGCTGGATTGCCGAAGACGGGGACCGAGAGGTTGAGGACAGGGTGGCCCAGCTGGCAGTCAGCCCAAGGCCTGTGAAACGAGCAATATCTTCTGGATTGAATGATGCAAAACCCGAGCCCCCACCCGATCCAGCGACACGGAAGGAGCCCCCGCCCAGCCAGGAGCTCCCTGGCAGTCTCGGAGCTGTGGAGCTGAGTGCAGCCGGCCCTCCAAAGGCGGGCGGTGGGGAGCAAGGGAGCACAAGGGCACCCCTCTCTCTTGCCGGCAAATCCCGAGGCCTGTCTGCACCAGACTTGAGGTCTGTGGGGCTGACGCTGGTGCAGGAGCACAGTACCAGCCAGCTAGCGGGGTCTCCGGGTGATGCCAATGCAATAGAAATCCCCCCAAATGAGTCCCTCGAAGCCAGGGCCGCCAGGATCCTGGGCATCGAGGTGGCTGTGGAGTCCCTGCTGCCAGGCACccagagggcagggcagagccGGCACCCCCAGCCAGATGGAAGTGCCCTCAGGCCGGAGTCCCCCAGACAGGAAGCAGTGGCCAGCTTGGCCCAGCCCAGTGAGTCCACCACACCTGCCGACGCCTTCTATGGCAGGAGGAAGTGCGGCTGGACCAAGAGCCCTCTGTTCGTAGGCGAGAGGGACAGCACCCGGCAGGCTCCCTGGGCCTCTGAGCCCATGGGTGTGGATGGGGCCGTCCCCAGCAAGGCCCCTGAACCTCCGCCCAGCCCCCCGGAGTCCCAGCCTTTCCTTCCCAAGGACGTGGAGACAAAGCCACCCTTCAGGTCCACCTTGTTCCACTTTATAGAAAGGACCCCAAACTTGGCATTCTCAGAAAGGAAGCTCCGAAGCACTTCCAGAGTGATCGAAAGTTTACAGGAGAAGCTGGTTTCCCCGCCCAGGAAGGCGGACCCCGACCGCctgatgaggatgaaggaggtGAGCTCTGTGTCTCGGATGAGGCTCCTGACGTCCCGGGGTGCGGACTCCGAGGAGGAGCCCAAGGCCGAGAGGGGCCCCGGGGCGTGGCCGGGAGGCCTGGTGGCTCCCAGCACCGGGCATGAGCTCTCCGACCCCCAAGGTGCTCTGTCGCTGGAAGTAGACGGGCATCCAGCAGCACGAAGGGAGAACGGCGGCCGGGACTTCTGGTGCCCAG agaatcccatggacggaggagcttggaggttacagtccatgaggttgcagagagtcagacacgactga